From Azospirillum sp. TSA2s, a single genomic window includes:
- a CDS encoding amidase: protein MPYFDLIDQAGLIRDGELSAAELLDATIARIEAVNPVLNAVILPLYDQARAALETGEASSGPFAGVPFLIKDLYCHVSGTPTTGASRLLAGAVVDHDSELMARYRRAGLLTVGKTNLCEFGTLGTTEPVLFGPTRNPWDPRRSSGGSSGGAAAAVAGGMVPAAHGGDGAGSIRIPASCCGLFGLKPTRGRITMGPDLGDSLGGIVNEHVVTMTVRDSAALLDATQGPMAGDPYSAAPPADSFLSQVGREPRRLRIAVTDQSLLGTDVDPDCVAAVRDTARLCAELGHDVEIAAPVFDAEQYQSTYRRFWSMTATRSLWSIGRATNRSPAALAEEVEPFNRYLFERGSRILAADYVTDLGWFHGFSRILGHFLERYDVWLTPTLGSPPPKLGHFDAGLHGGEAAMDRFMQFLAFTTFANMAGLPAMSVPLSWNAEGLPVGSQFTGRSGDEATLFRLAGQLERTRPWRDRRPPVHAA, encoded by the coding sequence ATGCCATATTTCGACCTGATCGACCAAGCCGGCCTGATCCGCGATGGCGAACTCAGCGCCGCCGAGCTGCTCGACGCCACCATCGCGCGCATCGAGGCGGTGAACCCGGTGCTGAACGCGGTGATCCTGCCGCTCTACGACCAAGCGCGCGCCGCGCTGGAGACGGGGGAGGCATCGTCCGGCCCCTTTGCCGGCGTGCCATTCCTGATCAAGGATCTCTACTGCCACGTCAGTGGCACGCCAACCACCGGCGCTTCCCGCCTGCTGGCCGGCGCTGTCGTCGACCATGACAGCGAGTTGATGGCGCGCTACCGTCGCGCCGGCCTGCTGACGGTCGGCAAAACCAACCTGTGCGAGTTCGGCACGCTCGGCACGACGGAGCCGGTGCTGTTCGGCCCGACCCGCAACCCGTGGGACCCGAGACGCTCCAGCGGCGGGTCGAGCGGCGGTGCCGCGGCTGCGGTCGCGGGCGGCATGGTGCCGGCGGCCCATGGCGGCGACGGCGCTGGCTCCATCCGCATTCCTGCGTCCTGCTGCGGGTTGTTCGGGCTGAAGCCGACGCGGGGACGCATCACCATGGGGCCGGACCTGGGCGACAGCCTGGGTGGCATCGTCAACGAACATGTGGTGACGATGACCGTGCGCGACAGCGCGGCCCTGCTCGACGCCACCCAGGGGCCGATGGCTGGCGATCCCTACAGCGCGGCGCCGCCAGCGGACAGCTTCCTGTCGCAGGTCGGCCGCGAGCCCCGACGCCTGCGCATCGCCGTCACCGACCAGTCGCTGCTGGGCACCGACGTCGATCCGGATTGCGTGGCGGCGGTGCGCGACACCGCGCGTCTCTGTGCCGAGCTCGGTCATGACGTGGAGATCGCCGCCCCGGTCTTCGACGCCGAGCAATATCAATCCACCTATCGCCGTTTCTGGTCGATGACAGCCACGCGCAGCCTGTGGAGCATCGGCCGTGCCACCAACCGCTCCCCCGCCGCGCTGGCGGAAGAGGTCGAGCCTTTCAACCGATACCTGTTCGAGCGTGGCAGCCGCATCCTGGCGGCGGATTACGTGACGGATCTCGGCTGGTTCCACGGCTTCTCCCGCATCCTCGGGCATTTCCTGGAACGCTACGATGTGTGGCTGACGCCGACGCTGGGTTCTCCGCCGCCGAAGCTCGGCCATTTCGATGCCGGACTGCATGGTGGGGAGGCGGCGATGGACCGCTTCATGCAGTTCCTGGCCTTCACCACCTTCGCCAACATGGCCGGCCTGCCGGCGATGAGCGTTCCGCTGTCCTGGAATGCCGAGGGGCTGCCGGTCGGTTCCCAGTTCACCGGCCGATCAGGTGACGAGGCGACGTTGTTCCGTCTCGCCGGCCAACTGGAACGCACCCGCCCCTGGCGGGACCGTCGCCCGCCCGTCCACGCCGCCTGA
- a CDS encoding ABC transporter substrate-binding protein, whose translation MMLHATRIVGCALAVGLLSAPALAQSPAQTEQLTVVGAGGVLQDAERAVFFRPFADANKVQLTEDSYSGQMAKVRAMVDTGSVSWDVLQVEQNSLLSGCEEGLFEKIDWTGIGDRRDFIDGAYSECGVGAFVWSMVMTYDRSRTADGPKSWADFWNVQRWPGKRGLRQTAKMTLEIALLADGVTREEVYKVLATPAGVERAFASLDRLKPNILWWTSGAEPIERLAAGDVVMAAAFNGRVAAANQGGRSFALSWDGQVLGVDYWAIPKGAKNRATAEHFIAFASRPEVQAHFPSHIAYGVTNRKANLAVDPTLAADLPTSPANFALAVPLDTAFWADHGEALEARFANWRSR comes from the coding sequence ATGATGCTTCACGCGACGCGCATCGTCGGATGCGCGCTGGCCGTCGGGCTGTTGTCCGCGCCGGCCCTGGCGCAATCTCCCGCGCAAACCGAGCAATTGACCGTCGTCGGTGCCGGCGGTGTGCTGCAGGACGCCGAACGCGCGGTGTTCTTCCGCCCCTTCGCCGATGCCAACAAGGTGCAACTGACCGAGGATTCCTATTCGGGTCAGATGGCGAAGGTCCGCGCCATGGTCGATACCGGCAGCGTCAGCTGGGATGTGCTGCAGGTCGAACAGAACAGCCTGCTGAGCGGCTGCGAGGAAGGGCTGTTCGAGAAGATCGACTGGACCGGGATCGGCGACCGCAGGGATTTCATCGACGGGGCTTACAGCGAATGCGGTGTCGGCGCCTTCGTCTGGTCGATGGTGATGACCTATGACCGCTCGCGCACCGCCGACGGACCGAAGAGCTGGGCCGATTTCTGGAACGTGCAGCGTTGGCCGGGAAAGCGCGGCCTGCGCCAGACCGCCAAGATGACGCTGGAGATCGCCCTGCTGGCCGATGGCGTGACGCGTGAGGAGGTGTACAAGGTGTTGGCGACCCCGGCCGGGGTGGAGCGTGCCTTCGCATCGCTCGACAGGCTCAAGCCGAATATCCTGTGGTGGACTTCCGGCGCCGAGCCGATCGAGCGGCTGGCTGCCGGCGACGTGGTCATGGCGGCCGCCTTCAACGGTCGGGTGGCGGCGGCCAACCAGGGCGGGCGGTCCTTCGCGCTTTCCTGGGACGGGCAGGTGCTGGGCGTCGATTATTGGGCGATCCCGAAGGGGGCGAAGAACCGCGCCACGGCGGAGCACTTCATCGCCTTCGCCAGCCGGCCGGAGGTGCAGGCGCATTTCCCCAGCCACATCGCCTATGGCGTGACCAACCGCAAGGCGAACCTCGCCGTCGATCCGACGCTGGCCGCCGACCTGCCGACGAGCCCGGCGAATTTCGCCCTGGCGGTCCCGCTCGACACGGCCTTCTGGGCCGACCATGGCGAGGCGTTGGAAGCGCGCTTCGCCAACTGGCGCTCCCGATGA
- a CDS encoding aminotransferase — translation MTNALRALDIDLHLHSQTNARAHEDRGPLTLVRGDGVHVMDESGRRYIEGMAGLWCASLGFDEARLAEVAARQMRTLATYHTFNHRTNDACVALAEAISAISPIKGGKIFFANSGSEANDTMVKLAWYYNAARGRPEKRKIISRTGAFHGSTVMGAALCGLPHMHRAFNLPDQGVVFTACPNHARHAELGESREDYATRLAAELEALIEAEGAGSIAAMIAEPVMGAGGVILPPETYFPEIQAVLARYDILLLADEVICGFGRTGNWFGSQTFGFLPDMMSMAKGLSSGAIPIAAVALSDRIYQTVADQSAEIGVFGHGFTYSGHPVSAAVATEAIRIYHEIDVVGRARRLGAHLRAALDEGLAGHPLVGEIRSVGLLAGIGLTADPATGREFDPALRVGAQVERRCLAHGAIIRNMGDNIALCPPYVIEPAQIDALVERLRAALDDVADTLSRDSLAA, via the coding sequence ATGACCAACGCCCTTCGTGCCTTGGACATCGACCTGCATCTGCATTCGCAAACCAATGCCCGCGCCCACGAGGATCGCGGCCCGCTCACCCTGGTGCGGGGGGACGGCGTCCATGTCATGGACGAATCCGGCCGCCGCTATATCGAGGGGATGGCTGGGCTGTGGTGTGCGTCTCTCGGCTTCGACGAGGCGCGGCTGGCCGAGGTCGCCGCCCGCCAGATGCGGACGCTGGCGACCTACCACACCTTCAACCACCGCACGAACGACGCCTGCGTGGCGCTGGCCGAGGCGATTTCGGCCATCTCGCCGATCAAGGGCGGCAAGATCTTCTTCGCCAATTCCGGGTCGGAAGCCAACGACACCATGGTGAAGCTGGCTTGGTACTACAACGCCGCGCGCGGACGGCCGGAGAAGCGCAAGATCATCAGCCGCACCGGTGCCTTCCACGGCAGCACGGTAATGGGTGCGGCACTCTGCGGCCTGCCGCACATGCACCGCGCCTTCAACCTGCCGGACCAGGGCGTGGTCTTCACCGCCTGCCCCAACCATGCCCGCCATGCGGAACTGGGCGAAAGCAGGGAAGATTACGCGACGCGGCTGGCGGCCGAACTTGAGGCGCTGATCGAGGCGGAAGGCGCCGGCAGCATCGCGGCGATGATCGCCGAACCGGTGATGGGGGCGGGCGGGGTGATCCTGCCGCCGGAAACCTATTTTCCCGAAATCCAGGCGGTGCTGGCCCGTTATGACATCCTGCTGCTGGCCGACGAGGTGATCTGCGGTTTCGGCCGCACCGGCAACTGGTTCGGCAGCCAGACCTTCGGCTTCCTGCCGGACATGATGTCGATGGCGAAGGGACTGTCGTCGGGCGCTATCCCCATCGCCGCGGTGGCGCTGAGCGACCGCATTTATCAGACGGTCGCCGACCAGAGCGCGGAGATCGGCGTCTTCGGCCACGGCTTCACCTATTCCGGCCATCCGGTGTCGGCGGCGGTCGCGACCGAGGCGATCCGCATCTATCACGAGATCGACGTGGTCGGCCGGGCCCGCCGGCTGGGCGCCCATCTGCGCGCCGCATTGGACGAGGGGCTGGCCGGGCACCCGCTGGTCGGTGAGATCCGCAGCGTCGGTCTGTTGGCCGGCATTGGCCTGACCGCCGACCCGGCGACCGGCCGCGAGTTCGATCCCGCGCTGCGGGTCGGCGCCCAGGTGGAGCGGCGCTGCCTCGCCCACGGCGCGATCATCCGCAACATGGGCGACAACATCGCGCTCTGCCCGCCCTACGTCATCGAACCCGCTCAGATCGACGCGCTGGTGGAGCGGCTGCGCGCCGCGCTGGACGACGTTGCCGACACGCTGTCCCGTGACAGCCTCGCCGCCTGA
- a CDS encoding aspartate aminotransferase family protein: MPIENDNAALTARARAVMPGGLLSPSRQLAHPYVFVRAAGPYLYDADGNEHVDYHCGFGANMLGHCAAAVRDRVTAVSERIDLIGAAALDLEIEAAETLVRLIPCADQVAFCSSGSEATYHALRLARAATGRRTVIKFQGGYHGWHDYVAMNVQSPADRIGQYDPVCDGILLDAARHTMVLSYNDAQAVEDYLSAHPGEVAAVIVEPIAHNMGSVIAHDAFLRDLRRLTADHGTVLIFDEVITGFRHALGGYQSIVGVTPDLATFGKAVASGHPVGILAGRADLMERLGRTGEGAVFMGGTFNGTPPSLAALLATIRELERPGTYERLFALGDRMRTGLSAIVERLGIPAQPAGYGSVWLLYFFQGAFERYEDLLRNDNATDLAFRRRLVKQRFIFQPLPLKRLYLSTAHDEALIDRTLDAIAETLHALRPAMRVGA; the protein is encoded by the coding sequence ATGCCAATCGAAAACGACAACGCCGCGCTGACCGCGCGGGCGCGGGCCGTCATGCCCGGCGGGCTGCTCAGCCCCAGCCGCCAGCTGGCGCACCCCTATGTCTTCGTGCGCGCCGCTGGCCCATACCTGTACGATGCCGATGGCAACGAGCATGTCGATTATCACTGCGGCTTCGGCGCCAACATGCTGGGACACTGCGCCGCCGCCGTGCGCGACCGCGTGACGGCAGTGTCCGAACGCATCGACCTGATCGGTGCCGCGGCGCTGGACCTGGAGATCGAGGCGGCGGAAACGCTGGTCCGCCTGATCCCCTGCGCCGATCAGGTGGCCTTCTGCAGCAGCGGGTCGGAGGCGACCTACCACGCGCTGCGGCTGGCCCGCGCCGCCACCGGGCGGCGGACCGTCATCAAGTTCCAGGGTGGCTATCACGGCTGGCACGACTATGTCGCCATGAACGTGCAGTCGCCCGCCGACCGCATCGGCCAATACGACCCGGTGTGCGACGGCATCCTGCTCGACGCCGCCCGGCACACAATGGTCCTGTCCTACAACGACGCCCAGGCGGTGGAGGATTACCTGTCCGCCCATCCGGGCGAGGTCGCCGCGGTCATCGTCGAGCCGATCGCCCACAACATGGGATCGGTGATCGCCCATGATGCCTTCCTGCGCGACCTGCGCCGGCTGACCGCCGACCATGGCACCGTGCTGATCTTCGACGAGGTCATCACCGGCTTCCGCCACGCGCTCGGCGGCTACCAGTCCATCGTCGGGGTGACACCCGACCTCGCCACCTTCGGCAAGGCGGTGGCGTCCGGCCATCCGGTCGGGATCCTGGCCGGACGCGCCGACCTGATGGAACGGCTGGGGCGGACCGGCGAAGGCGCGGTCTTCATGGGCGGCACCTTCAACGGCACGCCGCCCTCGCTGGCGGCCCTCTTGGCGACCATCCGCGAGCTGGAGCGGCCGGGCACCTACGAGCGGCTGTTCGCGCTCGGCGACCGCATGCGGACGGGACTGTCGGCCATCGTGGAGCGGCTGGGGATTCCGGCGCAGCCGGCGGGCTACGGCTCAGTCTGGCTGCTCTATTTCTTCCAGGGAGCCTTCGAGCGGTACGAGGATCTGCTGCGCAACGACAACGCCACCGACCTCGCCTTCCGCCGGCGGCTGGTGAAGCAGCGGTTCATCTTCCAGCCCCTGCCGCTGAAGCGCCTCTACCTGTCGACCGCCCATGACGAGGCGCTGATCGACCGCACGCTGGACGCCATCGCGGAGACGCTGCATGCGCTGCGTCCGGCGATGCGGGTCGGCGCCTGA
- a CDS encoding SDR family NAD(P)-dependent oxidoreductase — protein MIIVTGGTHGIGRACVERLTGEGQAVLFTGRDEAAGAELARRCPGAVFQRGDVASPDDCALAVGRAMDLGDGRIDGLVNNAGMSRRVAFAEAQVEDWDQVMAVNARSAFLYTRLALPGLRAARGAVVNVASVAGKIGEEGLAIYCASKAAVIGMTQALALEFGDEVRFNAVCPGQIDTRMMQGIKTQEIRRRRLEQRIPAGRFGAPEEVADAVAWLLSERSSYVNGTVLTIDGGETAGMRTPRGLDEE, from the coding sequence ATGATCATCGTTACTGGCGGCACGCACGGCATCGGCCGCGCCTGTGTGGAGCGCCTGACCGGTGAGGGGCAGGCCGTCCTCTTCACTGGCCGGGATGAGGCGGCCGGCGCCGAACTCGCCCGCCGCTGCCCGGGCGCCGTCTTCCAGCGGGGAGACGTCGCCTCGCCCGACGACTGCGCCCTTGCGGTCGGGCGCGCGATGGACCTTGGCGATGGCCGTATCGACGGGCTGGTCAACAATGCCGGCATGTCGCGCCGCGTCGCCTTCGCCGAGGCGCAGGTGGAGGATTGGGACCAGGTGATGGCGGTGAACGCCCGCAGCGCCTTCCTGTACACCCGCCTTGCCCTGCCGGGACTGCGGGCGGCGCGCGGCGCTGTGGTGAACGTCGCCTCCGTCGCCGGCAAGATCGGGGAGGAGGGGTTGGCGATCTACTGCGCGTCGAAGGCGGCGGTGATCGGCATGACCCAGGCGCTGGCGCTGGAGTTCGGCGACGAGGTCCGCTTCAACGCCGTTTGCCCGGGCCAGATCGACACCCGCATGATGCAGGGGATCAAGACGCAGGAGATCAGGCGCCGCCGTCTGGAGCAGCGCATTCCCGCCGGCCGTTTCGGCGCGCCGGAGGAAGTCGCCGACGCGGTCGCCTGGCTGCTGTCGGAGCGGTCGAGCTACGTCAACGGCACCGTCCTGACCATCGACGGCGGCGAGACCGCCGGGATGCGCACCCCGCGCGGTCTGGACGAGGAGTGA
- a CDS encoding GntR family transcriptional regulator: MQPIEPGNLSARSYVAVREALIAGSFKPGQRLVMQDLADELGTSITPVREACLRLVSEQGLELRSGRFVCVPGLSLSRYLEIRTIRIALEGLAAELGATHATAEDIARLTEAHARFDAAERARDVKAALQHNRDFHFAVYRLSGMEMLVGQIESLWVSMGPILNVFYNEVEHDDYAGADEHLALIAALRAHDGPAARAAIERDIIRGGESLIPYLEKVGQSLTPA; this comes from the coding sequence ATGCAGCCGATCGAACCGGGAAACCTGTCGGCGCGGTCCTATGTGGCGGTGCGCGAAGCGCTGATCGCCGGGAGCTTCAAACCCGGCCAGCGGCTGGTCATGCAGGATCTGGCGGACGAGCTGGGCACCAGCATAACGCCGGTGCGTGAGGCCTGCCTGCGGCTGGTCAGCGAACAGGGGCTGGAACTGAGATCGGGCCGCTTCGTCTGCGTGCCGGGGCTCAGCCTGTCGCGCTATCTGGAAATCCGCACCATCCGCATCGCGTTGGAAGGTCTGGCGGCGGAACTCGGTGCTACCCATGCCACGGCGGAGGATATCGCCCGCCTGACCGAGGCGCATGCCCGGTTCGACGCGGCGGAGCGCGCGCGCGACGTCAAGGCGGCACTTCAGCACAACCGCGACTTCCACTTCGCGGTCTATAGGTTGTCGGGAATGGAGATGCTGGTCGGCCAGATCGAGAGCCTGTGGGTGTCGATGGGACCAATCCTGAACGTGTTCTACAACGAGGTCGAACACGACGATTATGCCGGCGCCGACGAGCATCTGGCCTTGATCGCCGCACTCCGCGCCCATGACGGCCCCGCCGCGCGGGCCGCCATCGAACGCGACATCATCCGCGGCGGCGAGAGCCTGATCCCCTATCTCGAAAAGGTCGGCCAGTCCCTGACGCCGGCCTGA
- a CDS encoding transketolase yields the protein MPTTAIAGPAPDPMGAGRPLTPEILAPETVAHLEERARHVRLETIRLIAIAKVGHYSSTFSCAELFATLYYDAMRLRHGEPRWPDRDRFLMGKGHAAVGLYPLLADWGFFPKELLDGYTRLGNPLGDHPDMTKVPGVDFSSGSIGHALSAGLGMVMGGRMLGQRFDVYVMLGDGEMQEGQVWEAAMAAAHQRAGNLIAIVDRNGYQLDGQVDEVMGIEPLADKWRAFGWEVHEVDGHDVAALATLFRRLKQDEARETPACIIARTLKGKGVGYMEREAGWHLGYLAPEDEAAAIAEIMGQAAARTRFQGDAR from the coding sequence ATGCCAACGACCGCCATTGCCGGACCGGCGCCCGACCCCATGGGCGCCGGCCGCCCCCTGACGCCCGAAATCCTGGCCCCCGAAACCGTCGCCCATCTAGAGGAACGCGCCCGTCACGTTCGGCTGGAGACGATCCGGCTGATCGCCATCGCCAAGGTCGGCCACTATTCCTCGACCTTCTCCTGCGCGGAGCTGTTCGCGACGCTCTATTACGACGCCATGCGCCTGCGGCACGGGGAACCGCGCTGGCCGGACCGTGACCGGTTCCTGATGGGCAAGGGCCATGCCGCGGTCGGGCTTTACCCGCTGCTGGCCGACTGGGGCTTCTTCCCGAAGGAACTGCTGGACGGCTACACCCGGCTTGGCAACCCGCTGGGTGACCACCCGGACATGACCAAGGTGCCGGGGGTGGATTTCAGCTCCGGCTCCATCGGTCACGCGCTGTCCGCGGGTCTCGGCATGGTGATGGGCGGCCGGATGCTTGGCCAGCGCTTCGACGTCTATGTCATGCTCGGTGACGGCGAGATGCAGGAGGGGCAGGTGTGGGAAGCGGCAATGGCCGCCGCCCACCAGAGGGCCGGCAACCTGATCGCCATCGTCGACCGCAACGGCTACCAGCTCGACGGCCAGGTGGACGAAGTGATGGGAATCGAGCCGCTGGCCGACAAATGGCGCGCCTTCGGCTGGGAGGTGCATGAGGTGGACGGCCACGACGTCGCCGCCCTCGCCACCCTGTTCCGCCGGCTGAAGCAGGACGAGGCGCGTGAGACGCCCGCCTGCATCATCGCCAGGACGCTGAAGGGCAAGGGCGTCGGCTACATGGAGCGGGAGGCCGGCTGGCACCTGGGATATCTGGCTCCGGAGGACGAGGCCGCCGCCATCGCCGAGATCATGGGGCAGGCCGCCGCCCGCACCCGTTTCCAGGGAGACGCCCGATGA
- a CDS encoding transketolase family protein: protein MTAADTLTGPVNPGSWQYRQLNSRAPGLSYLSDALSALVADGHPVMAGTADLQYSNGLARFAARHPDRFIQFGISEQNMVSAAAGIATTGVMPFVATFASFLGLLCCEQIRMDVAYSALPVRLIGHHAGIALGFYGTSHHATEDLAIMRSIAGLTVVNPADGPQLAAAIKASADHPEPIYFRIGRGQEPNVYDDLPDFRFGKAIEHETGTDLTIIACGTMVHPCLEAVRALRASGLSVGLIDMHTIKPLDRDAVLTAAERSRIILTVEEHNILGGLGGAVAEVMAEAGTKALLIRHGIRDEYSLIAPPTHLYRHYQLDAAGIETVVRDILA from the coding sequence ATGACAGCCGCCGACACTCTCACCGGACCGGTCAATCCCGGCAGCTGGCAGTACCGGCAGCTCAACTCCCGCGCCCCCGGACTGTCCTATCTGTCGGACGCGCTGTCGGCGCTGGTGGCGGACGGCCACCCGGTGATGGCCGGGACCGCCGACCTGCAATATTCCAATGGCCTCGCCCGCTTCGCCGCCCGCCATCCCGACCGCTTCATCCAGTTCGGCATCTCGGAGCAGAACATGGTGTCGGCGGCGGCCGGCATCGCCACCACCGGCGTGATGCCCTTCGTGGCGACCTTTGCCTCCTTCCTCGGGCTTTTGTGCTGCGAGCAGATCCGCATGGACGTCGCCTATTCCGCCCTGCCGGTGCGGCTGATCGGGCACCATGCCGGTATCGCTCTCGGCTTCTACGGCACCTCGCACCATGCGACCGAGGATCTGGCGATCATGCGCTCCATCGCCGGGCTGACCGTGGTCAATCCGGCCGACGGGCCACAGCTGGCCGCCGCGATCAAGGCATCGGCCGACCACCCGGAGCCGATCTATTTCCGCATCGGCCGCGGGCAGGAACCGAACGTCTATGACGACCTGCCCGATTTCCGGTTCGGCAAAGCCATCGAGCACGAGACGGGCACCGACCTGACCATCATCGCCTGCGGCACCATGGTCCACCCCTGCCTTGAAGCGGTGCGGGCGCTGCGGGCGTCCGGCCTGTCGGTCGGGCTGATCGATATGCACACGATCAAGCCGCTTGACCGCGACGCCGTGCTGACGGCGGCTGAACGCTCCCGCATCATCCTGACGGTGGAGGAGCACAACATCCTCGGCGGGCTCGGCGGTGCGGTGGCGGAGGTGATGGCGGAGGCCGGCACCAAGGCGCTGCTGATCCGCCACGGCATCCGCGACGAATACAGCCTGATCGCCCCGCCGACCCATCTCTACCGCCACTACCAGCTCGACGCCGCCGGCATCGAGACGGTCGTCCGCGACATCCTGGCCTGA
- a CDS encoding ABC transporter permease, which produces MATTTEAMEGASALAPPSLSSRAKARMVSALLIAPLVLFLTLVFVLPLGGMLFHAVENGEVGEALPGVAAEMRGWTGEGLPPESAYAALARDLKAAYREPRLGEASRRLNYERSGYRALLTRTARSVRAIDRPQAGWAAELTAIDPRWGEPATWAALRRASPPLTPYYLLTALDLRMDDSGSIVRAPAEERIYIDTLGRTLWIGFVTTLLCFVLGFPLAHALVSLPRGFASVLMVCVLLPFWTSLLVRTSAWIVVLQKEGVLNGLLTRLGIVDAPLELVFNRFGLYVAMVHILLPFMILPILSVMKGISPSYMRASASLGAHPAVGFLKIYLPMTLPGVGAGCLMTFIIGVGYYITPSLVGGARDQMTSYFIAYYANTTINWGLSSALGAILLACIMLLYATVGRLIGVGRIAGIQ; this is translated from the coding sequence ATGGCAACCACCACAGAAGCAATGGAAGGGGCTTCGGCGCTTGCGCCGCCGTCCCTGTCGTCGCGTGCGAAGGCCCGGATGGTTTCAGCCCTGCTGATCGCGCCGCTCGTCCTGTTCCTCACCCTGGTCTTCGTGCTGCCGCTGGGCGGCATGCTGTTCCACGCGGTGGAGAATGGCGAGGTGGGCGAGGCGCTGCCCGGCGTCGCCGCGGAAATGCGCGGCTGGACCGGCGAGGGACTGCCGCCCGAAAGTGCCTATGCCGCGCTGGCCCGCGACCTGAAGGCCGCCTATCGCGAACCCCGTCTGGGCGAGGCGAGCCGGCGCCTGAATTACGAACGCTCCGGCTACCGGGCGCTGCTGACCAGGACCGCGCGGTCCGTCCGCGCCATCGACCGGCCGCAGGCGGGCTGGGCGGCGGAACTGACCGCCATCGATCCGCGCTGGGGCGAGCCTGCCACCTGGGCGGCGCTGCGGCGGGCCAGCCCGCCGCTGACGCCCTATTACCTGCTGACGGCGCTCGACCTGCGGATGGACGACAGCGGGTCCATCGTGCGGGCTCCGGCGGAGGAGCGCATCTACATCGACACGCTGGGCCGCACCCTGTGGATCGGCTTCGTCACCACGCTCCTGTGCTTCGTGCTGGGCTTCCCGCTCGCCCATGCGTTGGTCAGCCTGCCGCGCGGCTTCGCGTCGGTGCTGATGGTCTGCGTGCTGCTGCCCTTCTGGACCTCGCTGCTGGTGCGGACCAGCGCCTGGATCGTCGTGCTGCAGAAGGAAGGCGTGCTGAACGGGCTGCTGACCCGGCTCGGCATCGTCGATGCGCCGCTGGAATTGGTGTTCAACCGCTTCGGCCTTTATGTCGCGATGGTGCACATCCTGCTGCCATTCATGATCCTGCCGATCCTCAGCGTGATGAAGGGTATCTCGCCGTCCTACATGCGGGCCTCGGCCTCGCTGGGCGCCCATCCGGCGGTCGGCTTCCTCAAGATCTATCTGCCGATGACTCTGCCGGGCGTCGGGGCGGGGTGCCTGATGACCTTCATCATCGGCGTCGGCTATTACATCACGCCCAGCCTGGTCGGCGGCGCCCGCGACCAGATGACCAGCTATTTCATCGCCTACTACGCGAACACCACCATCAATTGGGGCCTGTCCTCGGCGCTGGGGGCGATCCTGCTCGCCTGCATCATGCTGCTCTACGCGACGGTCGGGCGCCTGATCGGCGTCGGCCGCATCGCCGGCATCCAGTGA
- a CDS encoding ABC transporter permease yields MSNPTRVLHYAFCCAMMVFLVGPILAVVPISFSSAGFLSYPIPGLSLQWYEKVMAASGPWLPALRNSLIVGTGAMALATLLGTLAALGLARNDLPGRSFLLGLLIAPMVVPVVISGVAMYFLFARIGLTASYLGLILAHAALGAPFVVITVTATLRNFDTTLVRAAYSLGASPVRVFLTVTLPLILPGVLSGGLFAFIFSFDEVVVALFIGGPEQRTLPRQMFDGIRDTIDPSILAMSTLLVGVTIVFMVLLARLGRGTGSKPGSNA; encoded by the coding sequence ATGTCCAATCCCACCCGTGTTCTCCACTATGCCTTCTGCTGCGCGATGATGGTCTTCCTTGTGGGGCCGATCCTGGCGGTCGTCCCGATTTCCTTCAGCTCCGCCGGCTTCCTGTCCTACCCGATCCCCGGCCTGTCGCTGCAATGGTACGAGAAGGTGATGGCGGCGTCCGGCCCCTGGCTGCCGGCGCTGCGCAACAGCCTGATCGTCGGCACCGGCGCCATGGCGCTGGCCACGCTGCTCGGCACGCTGGCGGCGCTGGGGCTGGCGCGCAACGACCTGCCGGGGCGGTCCTTCCTGCTCGGCCTGCTGATCGCGCCGATGGTGGTGCCGGTGGTGATCAGCGGCGTCGCCATGTATTTCCTGTTCGCGCGGATCGGCCTCACCGCGTCCTATCTCGGGCTGATCCTGGCGCATGCGGCACTGGGCGCGCCCTTCGTCGTCATCACGGTGACGGCGACCCTGCGCAACTTCGACACCACCCTGGTGCGGGCGGCCTACAGCCTGGGCGCCTCGCCGGTGCGGGTCTTCCTGACCGTGACGCTGCCGCTGATACTGCCGGGCGTGCTGTCCGGCGGCCTGTTCGCCTTCATCTTTTCCTTCGACGAGGTGGTGGTGGCGCTGTTCATCGGCGGGCCGGAGCAGCGGACCCTGCCGCGCCAGATGTTCGACGGCATCCGCGACACCATCGACCCGTCCATCCTGGCGATGTCGACCCTGCTGGTCGGCGTCACCATCGTCTTCATGGTCCTCCTCGCCCGGCTGGGGCGGGGGACCGGTTCAAAGCCTGGGAGCAACGCATGA